Within Fusobacterium periodonticum ATCC 33693, the genomic segment ATTTTATAAATCATATTATCACCTCTTATTTTTAATAATTGATAATAATACAAATTTATAAATTTTTCATTTTTAAAAAGAAAATATATGTTTTTTTGGAAATTATATGACTTTTAGGAAACTCTTTGGAAATAGATATTTAATAGTGTTAAGTGTTTCAACATACCATTCTGGACAATTACTTAATAATTTTTGTTTCCATTTTTCAATACCTTTTCCTTTTCTTACAGATTCTGAAATAGTAAATGCTTCTTTAGGTTCAAAACCATATTTTTGAGTTAATTGTTTGAATATTATATCTCTATATGGTATTAAATCTTGTGTTTTAAAACCTTGTTTAATATATGGCATTTGACATTCTAGTACAGCGGTACCCATATTTTCGACTATATCATCATCTTAAACAACTGTTGTTGTATGAAGATGCGTTGCACTTCCAAATTACGAATTTCACGTAAAATGTACTCTACTCACTTCCACATTTTGTGTGTTTTCGATAGTCTGTTAACTTTATATTTTAACAAAATGAAAGTATCTCTTTAGTTTTTTATTTCTAAAAACATGAAAAAAACTTTTTTCTTTTTTAATTCCTTCTATTATAAAACAATTTTTTAAACCATAATATTCAGAAGCTTCTGTTATTGAATTAAATATTTTATTATCATTTAATTCTTTTATTTTTATATTTCCATATTTTTGTTTTTTAAATATTGGTTTTTCGTTTTTAAGTCTAAGGTATATTCCATATTTATTTTTTTGACAAAAATATTCTTTATTTATAGAACCTTGAATAAATGATTTTGTTATTTTATATTTTTCCATTAAAGTTTTAAATCCTTTATGTTTATCAATCAATTCTAAATTGTTATTAAAAACATAAATTGTTCTAACTTCTTTTTTAGTTTTTAAATTTTTGGCATAATGAATTTGTTGTTCTTTATTAGTCATAAATTCTAAATTATTTAAATTGTTATTTGTTTTGTTCCCATCTTTATGATTAACTGTTGGCTTATTATCTTTATTTTTTAAATAAGTTAAAGCAACTAATCTATGAACTTTAAATTTTTTTCTTTCTTTACTATCGTTAGAAATTAGTTCTACATACAAATAACCATATCTATCTAAAGTTAATTTTCTTTTAAATAATTTATTATCTCTTTTATGAAAAGTATAAATATTTCCAAATTCATCTACAAAGTTTTTTTCATTAAAATTTTCTATATTAACATTTTTCATTTTTGATACTCTCCTTAAATTAAAAAATCTTAGCACAGGATTGCATTAATGTTTCCCCTGTTAGCACATTTTTAAACAATCATTTCCTATTGTTCCATATTTATTAAAATATGTAAAATGTACACCCTATTTTTATAGGTTCACAACGTTTTTCAATTAGTATTTCTACTAAAAGGCACAGTATTTTTATGCGAATAACCACTAAAAGCAATTAAGTCAAACATATTTTTAGGTTTTAATTCACTTAATGTTTTCATAGTAAAATCTGAGTTCATTTCAGAAATGCCCATTGTATTA encodes:
- a CDS encoding HNH endonuclease, which translates into the protein MKNVNIENFNEKNFVDEFGNIYTFHKRDNKLFKRKLTLDRYGYLYVELISNDSKERKKFKVHRLVALTYLKNKDNKPTVNHKDGNKTNNNLNNLEFMTNKEQQIHYAKNLKTKKEVRTIYVFNNNLELIDKHKGFKTLMEKYKITKSFIQGSINKEYFCQKNKYGIYLRLKNEKPIFKKQKYGNIKIKELNDNKIFNSITEASEYYGLKNCFIIEGIKKEKSFFHVFRNKKLKRYFHFVKI